One Mesorhizobium loti genomic window carries:
- a CDS encoding branched-chain amino acid ABC transporter — MTTLQESAPTKPLRRLAFGVGTIAIVAGLIAAFAVPALADDYWLSSIIIPTVIMGLAGIGLNLLMGYTGLVSIGSAAFMSIGAFSTYNLLLRAPFLPLPVVLILAGLIAAIAGVIFGLPSLRIKGFYLGASTLGAQFLFEWLFTNFSWFSNDSQSLTISAPRLQILDYDLQSATGRYYLVIATTVLLIALAFAIVKSRVGREWMAIRDMDVAASVIGIRVARRKLLSFGISSFFLGIAGALWAFGYLGTADAHAFNLDKSFQILFIVIIGGVATIFGNFLGAAFIVLTPILLDRLSLVIDLSFLGDQGALANLQHIIFGTIIIVLLIKEPDGLSSLGRRGVEALRSRARSSN; from the coding sequence GTGACCACGCTGCAGGAATCCGCCCCGACCAAGCCGCTCCGCCGGCTTGCCTTTGGGGTCGGCACCATCGCCATCGTCGCTGGCCTGATCGCCGCCTTCGCGGTGCCGGCTCTTGCCGACGATTACTGGCTGAGTTCGATCATCATCCCGACGGTGATCATGGGGCTTGCGGGCATCGGCCTGAACCTTTTGATGGGCTATACCGGGCTTGTGTCGATCGGTTCGGCTGCCTTCATGTCGATCGGCGCCTTCTCGACCTACAATTTGCTGTTGCGCGCGCCATTCTTGCCGCTGCCGGTCGTTCTGATCCTTGCCGGCCTGATCGCGGCGATTGCCGGCGTCATCTTCGGGCTGCCGTCGCTGCGCATCAAGGGCTTCTATCTCGGCGCTTCGACGCTGGGCGCCCAGTTCCTGTTCGAATGGCTGTTCACCAATTTCAGCTGGTTTTCGAATGACAGCCAGTCGCTGACCATCTCGGCGCCTCGACTGCAGATCCTCGACTATGACCTGCAGTCGGCCACCGGCCGCTACTATCTGGTGATCGCAACCACGGTGCTGCTCATCGCGCTGGCCTTCGCCATCGTCAAAAGCCGTGTCGGCCGCGAATGGATGGCGATCCGCGACATGGATGTCGCTGCCTCGGTGATCGGCATCCGCGTTGCGCGCCGCAAACTTCTGTCCTTCGGCATAAGCTCGTTTTTCCTCGGCATCGCCGGCGCGCTCTGGGCCTTCGGATATCTCGGCACCGCGGACGCGCATGCGTTCAATCTCGATAAATCGTTCCAGATCCTGTTCATCGTCATCATCGGCGGCGTGGCAACCATCTTCGGCAATTTTCTCGGCGCCGCCTTCATCGTGCTGACGCCGATCCTGCTCGACCGGCTGTCGCTGGTGATCGATCTGTCATTCCTCGGCGACCAGGGCGCGCTGGCAAACCTGCAGCACATCATCTTCGGCACGATCATCATCGTGCTGCTGATCAAGGAGCCGGATGGATTGTCGAGTCTGGGAAGGCGCGGCGTGGAAGCCCTTCGCTCGCGAGCACGATCATCGAACTGA
- a CDS encoding amino acid ABC transporter, producing MTISATGILEIQNMEALYGQAILAVRDVSLKVEQGKIVALLGANGAGKTTTLKAVSNLLGPERGKVSRGSILWQGEPVSGLSASRLVAKGVVQVLEGRHCFAQLTVEENILSGGFLRKPNRTDLQRDVERIYTWFPRLKEKRKVKAGLTSGGEQQMVAIGRALMTRPSLVLLDEPSMGLAPIIVQEIFEIIRVLNREQGVSFLLAEQNANLALRYADYGYILENGRVVLSGTAEELRAREDVQDFYLGGANVAKAH from the coding sequence ATGACCATTTCAGCAACAGGCATCCTCGAGATCCAGAACATGGAAGCGCTCTATGGTCAGGCGATCCTTGCCGTGCGCGACGTGTCGCTCAAGGTCGAGCAAGGCAAGATCGTTGCCCTGCTCGGCGCCAATGGCGCGGGCAAGACCACAACGCTGAAGGCGGTTTCCAATCTGCTTGGACCAGAGCGCGGCAAGGTCAGCCGCGGCAGCATCCTGTGGCAGGGCGAGCCGGTCAGCGGCCTCTCTGCGTCCCGACTCGTCGCCAAAGGCGTCGTGCAGGTGCTGGAGGGCCGTCATTGCTTTGCGCAATTGACGGTCGAAGAAAACATCCTCTCCGGCGGCTTCCTCCGCAAGCCGAACAGGACAGACCTGCAGCGCGACGTCGAACGGATCTACACATGGTTTCCCCGCCTCAAGGAGAAGCGCAAGGTCAAGGCCGGCCTGACCTCCGGGGGCGAACAGCAGATGGTGGCTATCGGCCGCGCGCTGATGACCAGGCCGAGCCTTGTGCTGCTGGACGAGCCGTCGATGGGGCTCGCGCCGATCATCGTGCAGGAAATCTTCGAGATCATCCGCGTTCTGAACCGTGAGCAGGGCGTCAGCTTCCTGCTTGCCGAGCAGAACGCCAATCTCGCGCTTCGCTATGCCGACTACGGCTACATCCTCGAAAACGGTCGCGTCGTTCTGTCGGGAACGGCCGAGGAACTGCGCGCCCGCGAGGATGTCCAGGACTTTTACCTGGGCGGTGCCAATGTCGCCAAAGCACACTGA
- a CDS encoding thermophilic desulfurizing enzyme, producing the protein MTQIDTAWGAGPSARYETLAERFRPIFAEIAAGAVQRELGRDLPVAEIAKLKQAGLGALRLSEAEGGLGATLPELANILIELSEADSNITQALRGHFGFVEDVVNKTPGESRKRWAERIARGEIAGNAWTEIGDAKQDAFSTRISKKDGRLVLNGTKYYTTGSLFADWIDVGATGLDGKGIVLQVRRDDPGVDVVDDWDGFGQTLTASGTTTFTDAAVDPDDVVVDDDKFRYGAAFYQLVHLATLAGIGRAIANETAAAVAARQRSYSNGAGPRSSQDPQVLQVVGRIRSNAYAAGAIVLQVAQAIERAYQAHFAGDADAEERANAVAELETSQAVTVVTNLVLEASTIIFDALGASSTRKPIGLDRHWRNARTLSSHNPRIYKDRIVGDFAVNGTPPPYQWRIGRSPSPAPVAPVIEAAAE; encoded by the coding sequence ATGACACAGATCGATACCGCTTGGGGCGCGGGCCCCAGCGCTCGCTACGAGACACTGGCAGAACGGTTCCGGCCGATATTTGCAGAGATCGCCGCCGGTGCGGTCCAGCGGGAGCTTGGCCGCGACCTGCCGGTAGCGGAGATTGCGAAGTTGAAGCAGGCGGGCCTCGGCGCGCTGCGCCTGTCTGAAGCCGAAGGTGGCCTTGGCGCGACGCTGCCCGAACTCGCCAACATTCTGATCGAGCTGTCGGAGGCCGATTCCAACATCACCCAGGCGCTGCGCGGTCATTTCGGGTTTGTCGAGGATGTCGTCAACAAGACGCCAGGCGAGAGCCGCAAGCGCTGGGCGGAGCGGATTGCCCGTGGCGAGATCGCCGGCAATGCCTGGACCGAGATCGGCGATGCCAAACAGGACGCTTTCTCGACCCGCATCTCGAAGAAGGATGGCAGGCTGGTGCTCAACGGCACCAAATACTACACCACCGGCTCTCTGTTCGCCGACTGGATCGATGTCGGTGCGACAGGGCTCGACGGGAAAGGCATTGTCTTGCAGGTGCGCCGCGATGATCCGGGCGTCGATGTCGTCGACGACTGGGACGGTTTTGGCCAGACGCTTACGGCCAGCGGCACCACGACCTTTACCGATGCGGCGGTCGACCCGGACGATGTCGTGGTCGACGATGACAAGTTCCGCTATGGCGCCGCCTTCTACCAGCTGGTGCATCTTGCCACCCTTGCCGGTATCGGTCGGGCGATCGCCAACGAGACGGCCGCCGCCGTCGCCGCCCGCCAGCGCTCATACTCCAATGGCGCCGGCCCACGCTCGAGCCAGGATCCGCAAGTGCTTCAGGTCGTCGGCCGCATTCGCAGCAACGCCTATGCGGCTGGCGCGATCGTCTTGCAGGTGGCGCAAGCCATCGAACGTGCTTATCAGGCGCACTTTGCCGGCGATGCCGATGCCGAGGAAAGGGCCAACGCCGTCGCCGAACTCGAGACATCGCAGGCGGTGACGGTCGTCACAAACCTGGTCCTTGAGGCGTCGACGATTATCTTCGATGCGCTGGGTGCGTCCTCGACCAGGAAGCCGATCGGCCTCGATCGCCATTGGCGCAACGCTCGCACCCTGTCTTCCCACAACCCGCGCATCTACAAGGATCGCATCGTAGGCGACTTCGCAGTCAACGGCACGCCGCCACCCTATCAGTGGCGGATCGGACGCAGCCCGTCGCCGGCTCCGGTCGCTCCGGTGATCGAGGCTGCCGCGGAATAG
- a CDS encoding transcriptional regulator, whose product MLDLVQLRSFVTVQQMGSFTFAAERLGLGQSTVSQHIGKLETALGRQLLARDTHKVVLTPDGEALLGHARTLLSIEGQVQALFTAQRLRGTLRLGVSEDLVASRLPLVLEDFVRSHPSVDLELTVALSGVLYQMQDNGELDLVLAKRRLGDSRGRLVYREPLVWLARDPEHVLSLAALPLIAFPAPSVTRSIALEVLERHRMPWRIVCTCGSLSGLTAAARAGMGVLVQPQSMSPSGLKEIGRLPQLEDVEFVLIPSKGADRALVSALSDDILAKVKGLR is encoded by the coding sequence ATGCTCGACCTGGTCCAACTGCGCAGCTTCGTCACCGTCCAGCAAATGGGAAGCTTTACCTTCGCGGCCGAGAGGCTGGGCCTCGGGCAATCCACCGTCAGCCAGCACATCGGCAAGCTGGAGACCGCGCTTGGCCGGCAATTGCTGGCCCGCGATACGCACAAGGTGGTGCTGACGCCAGACGGCGAAGCCCTGCTCGGCCATGCCCGGACCCTGTTGTCGATAGAGGGACAGGTCCAGGCGCTGTTCACTGCGCAGAGACTGCGCGGCACCTTGAGGCTCGGCGTATCCGAGGACCTGGTTGCCAGCCGTCTGCCGCTGGTGCTGGAGGATTTCGTCCGGTCTCATCCATCCGTCGACCTTGAACTGACCGTCGCGCTCAGTGGCGTGCTCTACCAGATGCAGGACAATGGCGAGCTCGATCTCGTCCTGGCCAAGCGCCGGCTGGGCGACAGCCGTGGCCGGCTCGTCTATCGCGAGCCGCTTGTCTGGCTTGCCCGCGATCCGGAACACGTCCTGTCGCTCGCAGCCTTGCCGTTGATTGCCTTCCCCGCGCCGAGCGTCACGCGCAGCATCGCGCTGGAAGTGCTCGAACGGCACCGCATGCCGTGGCGCATTGTCTGCACATGCGGAAGCCTGAGCGGGCTGACGGCCGCCGCCCGCGCCGGCATGGGGGTTCTGGTGCAACCGCAGAGCATGTCGCCGTCGGGCCTGAAGGAAATCGGCCGCCTGCCGCAGCTGGAAGATGTGGAATTCGTCCTGATCCCGAGCAAGGGCGCTGACAGGGCCCTCGTCTCGGCGCTTTCGGACGATATTCTGGCAAAGGTGAAAGGCCTGCGCTGA
- a CDS encoding sodium/bile acid symporter family protein, whose protein sequence is MREKTAPPLWSEHVMRRFLPDTFLILLLCTVALASVAPATGAFAGWFAVATNLAVALLFFLHGARLSRDVVVAGLMHWRLHLVILLTTFGLFPLLGLALGYLPAAILPKPLYLGILFLCVLPSTVQSSIAFTSMAGGNVPAAICSASASNIFGMFLTPLLVGLLFSIGGHGGFSWDAVSQILMQLLLPFALGQLLEPRIGKWIRARKTLLMPVDRGSILMVVYLAFSTAVAEGLWHMFSLRDIAVVVVADMALLVLVLLCTTYGSRLLGFDRADQITITFCGSKKSLASGVPMANVIFAGQGVGAIVLPLMLFHQIQLMVCAMIAQKYARAAHRSSVLGAETTASVA, encoded by the coding sequence ATGCGCGAGAAGACGGCGCCACCACTCTGGAGCGAACATGTCATGCGCCGCTTTCTGCCGGACACCTTTCTGATCCTGCTGTTATGCACCGTCGCGCTGGCGTCGGTCGCGCCTGCAACAGGGGCGTTCGCGGGATGGTTCGCGGTGGCGACCAATCTTGCCGTGGCGCTTCTGTTCTTCCTGCACGGTGCGCGGCTCTCGCGCGATGTCGTTGTTGCCGGCCTGATGCATTGGCGCCTGCACCTGGTCATCCTTCTGACGACCTTTGGCCTGTTCCCGCTGCTGGGCCTGGCGCTTGGCTATCTGCCTGCCGCGATCCTGCCCAAGCCGCTTTACCTCGGTATTCTTTTTCTGTGTGTCTTGCCGTCGACGGTTCAGTCCTCGATCGCATTCACCTCGATGGCCGGTGGCAATGTCCCCGCGGCCATCTGCTCGGCGTCCGCCTCCAACATCTTTGGCATGTTCCTGACACCCTTGCTCGTCGGGCTGCTCTTCTCCATCGGTGGTCACGGCGGATTTTCGTGGGATGCGGTGAGCCAGATCCTGATGCAACTGCTCCTGCCCTTCGCGCTCGGGCAGCTGCTGGAACCGCGGATCGGCAAGTGGATACGCGCTCGCAAGACCTTGCTGATGCCTGTCGATCGCGGCTCGATCCTGATGGTCGTCTACCTGGCCTTCAGCACGGCGGTTGCCGAGGGACTGTGGCACATGTTCTCGCTGCGCGACATTGCCGTGGTCGTTGTCGCCGACATGGCCTTGCTCGTCCTGGTGCTTCTGTGCACGACCTATGGCAGCCGGCTTCTTGGCTTCGACAGGGCCGACCAGATCACGATCACCTTTTGCGGCTCGAAGAAGAGCCTGGCGAGCGGCGTGCCGATGGCCAACGTCATCTTTGCCGGTCAGGGCGTCGGCGCGATCGTTCTGCCGCTGATGCTCTTCCATCAGATACAGCTCATGGTCTGCGCCATGATTGCCCAGAAATATGCCCGTGCGGCGCACCGGTCTTCCGTGCTGGGAGCCGAAACGACGGCTTCGGTCGCCTAG
- a CDS encoding short-chain dehydrogenase — translation MPLLTDKTAIVTGGSSGIGRAIALKFAAEGANVVIADTVEQPIEGGESTMGLIRSAGGAAVYIRTDISDWNAVDALVGATVEQFGRLDVMVNNAAIYTSTNLIETSPEQWSRVIGVNLTGFFYCSKRAVMQMLAQAPVNDVRGRIINISSQHGMVACPGDFPYSVSKGGIVQMTRQIAVDHADDLIICNAIAPGKIITGKPGVANDPDALNYSHRRTPWPRLGTPNDVAGAALFLASDMASYVTGINLMVDGGWMAG, via the coding sequence ATGCCCCTGCTCACAGACAAGACCGCCATCGTCACCGGAGGCAGTTCCGGCATCGGCCGCGCGATCGCGCTGAAATTCGCGGCCGAGGGCGCGAACGTCGTCATCGCCGACACGGTCGAGCAGCCGATCGAAGGCGGTGAGAGCACCATGGGGCTGATCCGCTCGGCCGGCGGAGCCGCCGTTTACATCCGGACCGACATATCCGACTGGAACGCCGTCGATGCGCTGGTCGGTGCGACGGTCGAGCAGTTCGGACGGCTCGATGTGATGGTCAATAACGCCGCGATCTACACCAGCACCAATCTGATCGAGACGTCGCCAGAGCAATGGAGCCGCGTCATCGGCGTCAATCTGACCGGCTTCTTCTACTGCTCGAAACGGGCGGTGATGCAGATGCTCGCCCAGGCGCCGGTCAACGACGTGCGCGGCCGCATCATCAACATCTCCTCGCAGCACGGCATGGTCGCCTGCCCCGGCGACTTTCCCTATTCGGTGAGCAAGGGTGGCATCGTGCAGATGACGCGGCAGATCGCTGTCGACCACGCCGACGACCTGATCATCTGCAACGCAATCGCACCCGGCAAGATCATCACCGGCAAGCCGGGCGTGGCCAACGACCCCGACGCACTCAACTATTCACATCGGCGCACGCCTTGGCCGCGACTCGGGACCCCGAACGATGTGGCAGGAGCCGCACTGTTCCTTGCCAGCGACATGGCGAGCTACGTCACCGGTATCAATTTGATGGTGGACGGTGGCTGGATGGCGGGCTGA
- a CDS encoding dihydroorotase, translating to MFDTLIRGATIVNAEGFERRDVGITDGRIAAMIAPGETASASTVFDAAGAYLLPGLVDAHAHLREPGLTHKEDFSSGTHAAALGGVTTVLDMPTDEPWTATAEQLADKMAMTDGRIHVDLGFQAVVSSDLSHVSGLLDLAPVSFELFTADVPDNFLFATLDTVAEALKAFAGSDTLIGISPGDQSILTGSTLRDRSGTIAAFQASRPPLAEANGIARAFVAAASAEARIHVRQINSELGVETWSRLRGMADTSVETTPQNLFFTAQDYETQGANLKASPPLRSPHDVDALRAALSAGLIDIVATDHAPHKPAEKAAPYAAFADIPGGMPGLQTLLQAMLKLVDEGLIALPDLVRLCARNPAERFGLGRRKGKIATGHDADILILDPRQSSAIANADQVSRAGYTPFDGWTVQARLTSVFLRGREIVREGKLTGPKVGNIVTRES from the coding sequence ATGTTCGATACGCTGATCCGGGGAGCCACCATCGTCAACGCCGAAGGGTTCGAGCGGCGCGACGTGGGCATCACCGACGGCCGCATCGCGGCAATGATCGCGCCCGGCGAGACGGCTTCGGCTAGCACCGTTTTCGATGCGGCCGGTGCCTATCTGCTGCCCGGCCTGGTCGACGCGCATGCACATCTGCGCGAGCCCGGCCTGACGCACAAGGAGGACTTTTCCTCCGGCACGCATGCCGCGGCCCTTGGCGGCGTGACGACGGTGCTCGACATGCCGACAGACGAGCCGTGGACGGCCACGGCCGAACAGCTTGCCGACAAGATGGCGATGACCGATGGCCGCATCCATGTCGATCTCGGCTTCCAGGCCGTGGTCAGCAGCGACCTGTCGCACGTCTCAGGCCTGCTCGATCTCGCGCCGGTCTCGTTCGAACTGTTCACCGCCGATGTGCCCGACAACTTCCTCTTCGCGACGCTCGACACCGTGGCCGAGGCATTGAAGGCTTTCGCCGGCAGCGACACTTTGATCGGCATCTCGCCGGGCGATCAATCGATCCTTACCGGCAGCACACTGCGTGACCGCTCCGGCACCATCGCCGCCTTTCAGGCCAGCAGGCCGCCGCTGGCGGAAGCCAACGGCATTGCCCGGGCGTTTGTCGCCGCCGCCTCGGCCGAGGCCAGGATTCATGTCCGCCAGATCAATTCCGAACTCGGCGTCGAAACCTGGAGCCGGCTGCGCGGCATGGCCGACACCAGCGTCGAAACCACGCCACAGAACCTGTTCTTCACGGCGCAGGATTACGAAACACAAGGCGCCAATCTGAAGGCCTCACCACCATTGCGCTCGCCGCATGATGTCGATGCGCTGCGCGCCGCGCTGAGCGCGGGGCTGATCGATATCGTCGCCACCGACCACGCGCCGCACAAGCCGGCCGAGAAGGCGGCGCCCTACGCGGCTTTCGCCGACATTCCGGGCGGCATGCCGGGGTTGCAGACGCTGCTGCAGGCGATGTTGAAGCTGGTCGACGAAGGCCTGATCGCCCTGCCCGATCTGGTGCGCCTGTGCGCCCGCAACCCGGCCGAGCGTTTTGGCCTTGGCCGGCGCAAGGGGAAGATCGCCACCGGCCACGATGCCGATATCCTCATTCTCGATCCGCGCCAGTCCAGCGCGATCGCCAATGCCGATCAGGTGTCGCGAGCGGGCTATACGCCATTCGACGGCTGGACCGTCCAGGCGCGGCTGACAAGTGTCTTCCTGCGCGGTCGCGAGATCGTGCGCGAGGGAAAGCTGACCGGCCCGAAAGTCGGAAACATTGTCACCCGGGAAAGCTGA
- a CDS encoding polysaccharide deacetylase, translating into MTPSAAPQPPQPRDFVGYGSRPPFMTWPGGVKLAINLVLNYEEGSEYSWLEDGRNDNWGEYNLTSSPPVRDLGTETHFEYGSRAGVWRLARLFDRHDIPITISACAVALERNPPFVEWMKTRRHDLLGHGLRWIDYTTMERGEEKRHLHEAIALYEKLLGRRPLGWNCRSLPSVNTRDLLVEEGGFLYHSDPCNDDLPYFLDHRGTEILVVPYSKTLNDSRYLVAPGYSNPRDFAEDCRSAIDYMLDEADETGGRMLTIGIHARWMGQPNRASGLREVIEHVKRNPAAAFMRREDIARFWLDNRAGFERRG; encoded by the coding sequence ATGACGCCGAGCGCTGCCCCGCAACCGCCCCAGCCGCGCGACTTCGTCGGCTATGGTTCCCGGCCGCCCTTCATGACCTGGCCCGGCGGCGTCAAGCTCGCCATCAACCTCGTGCTCAACTACGAGGAAGGCTCGGAGTACTCCTGGCTGGAAGACGGCCGAAACGACAATTGGGGCGAATACAATCTCACCTCCAGCCCGCCGGTGCGCGACCTCGGCACCGAGACGCATTTCGAATATGGCAGCCGTGCCGGCGTGTGGCGTCTGGCGCGGCTCTTCGATCGCCACGACATCCCGATCACCATCTCCGCTTGCGCGGTAGCGCTGGAGCGGAACCCGCCCTTCGTCGAATGGATGAAGACGCGGCGGCACGATCTGCTCGGCCACGGCCTGCGCTGGATCGACTACACGACCATGGAGCGCGGCGAGGAAAAGCGCCACCTGCATGAAGCGATCGCGCTTTACGAGAAGCTGCTGGGCAGGCGCCCCCTCGGCTGGAACTGCCGCTCGCTGCCCAGCGTCAACACGCGCGATTTGCTCGTCGAGGAAGGCGGCTTCCTCTACCACTCCGATCCCTGCAACGACGACCTACCCTATTTCCTCGACCATCGGGGGACCGAGATCCTGGTCGTGCCCTATTCCAAGACGCTCAATGACAGCCGCTATCTGGTGGCGCCCGGCTACAGCAATCCGCGCGACTTCGCCGAGGATTGCCGCTCGGCGATCGATTACATGCTCGACGAGGCGGACGAAACCGGCGGCCGCATGCTGACGATCGGCATCCACGCGCGCTGGATGGGCCAGCCCAACCGGGCGTCCGGGCTGCGCGAGGTGATCGAGCATGTGAAGCGGAACCCGGCCGCTGCCTTTATGCGGCGCGAAGACATTGCCCGGTTCTGGCTGGACAATCGTGCCGGCTTCGAGCGGCGCGGCTGA
- a CDS encoding NAD-dependent epimerase/dehydratase: MTLLVTGGTGFVMSVVARAWLDRDPQARAVILDRSGLDAAAEKHFAPVRDRLTVIAADVLDPKTWSATLDKQGITAIVHGATITPISRGSALEAKRQPEAEDPARIVDVNLMGTVRMLDWARARPEVKRFVYVSSGSVYRHNGPDWGGEPLPEDGYVAPLTLYGISKFASEMVTNRYADLFGLSAVSVRLASVYGPMDRATESRNFRHVPNRVAHMALAGETIRPNSLEPVGDYATSTDVAAAILALIDAPCLNYRHYNIGSGSSQTIGEIIGWARERVPGLKVEVTSGEDANIVQDVRLKGGMWGAYDIARILRDTTWRPRPGKEAFHAYMDWIEANETS, encoded by the coding sequence ATGACGCTGCTCGTCACCGGAGGCACCGGCTTTGTCATGAGCGTGGTCGCACGCGCCTGGCTCGACCGCGATCCGCAAGCCCGTGCCGTGATCCTCGACCGGTCCGGCCTCGACGCGGCGGCCGAAAAGCATTTCGCCCCGGTGCGCGACCGGCTCACAGTGATCGCCGCCGATGTGCTCGACCCGAAGACCTGGTCCGCAACGCTGGACAAGCAAGGCATCACGGCAATCGTGCATGGCGCGACAATCACGCCGATCTCACGCGGCAGCGCCTTGGAGGCAAAACGCCAGCCGGAGGCCGAGGACCCGGCCCGCATCGTCGACGTCAATCTCATGGGCACCGTGCGGATGCTCGACTGGGCGCGCGCGAGGCCGGAGGTGAAACGCTTCGTCTATGTCAGCTCGGGCTCCGTCTACCGCCACAACGGACCTGACTGGGGCGGCGAGCCGCTGCCGGAAGACGGCTATGTCGCGCCGCTGACGCTCTACGGCATCTCGAAATTCGCCTCCGAGATGGTGACCAACCGCTATGCCGACCTGTTCGGCCTGTCGGCGGTCTCGGTGCGGCTTGCTTCCGTCTACGGCCCGATGGACCGCGCCACCGAGAGCCGCAACTTTCGCCATGTTCCCAACCGCGTCGCGCATATGGCCCTGGCCGGCGAGACGATCAGGCCGAACAGCCTGGAGCCGGTCGGCGACTACGCCACCTCGACCGACGTTGCCGCCGCGATCCTCGCACTGATCGATGCGCCGTGCCTCAATTACCGCCACTACAACATCGGCTCCGGCTCCAGCCAGACCATCGGCGAGATCATCGGCTGGGCAAGGGAGCGTGTGCCCGGACTGAAAGTCGAGGTGACATCGGGAGAAGACGCCAACATCGTCCAGGATGTGAGACTGAAAGGCGGCATGTGGGGCGCGTATGACATCGCCCGCATCCTGCGCGACACCACATGGCGGCCGCGTCCCGGCAAGGAAGCCTTCCACGCTTACATGGACTGGATAGAAGCCAACGAAACCAGTTGA